ttgcagacagacttgtcctatgaggagtgatcggttcagattttggactggaaggataaagttctacggaacaagacgatttcattagttaaagtgttgtggataaatagcaaggtcgaggaagtgacctgggagctagagacggtgatgtgggatcagtatcccgagctattcaggtaaattttcaggacgaaattctcagtaggaggcaatagttgtaacgacccaaaatcactaatatggcttaagggcattgattagtgtgccgggagggcataattggtttatgtgtgaatttattaaattaacgtgtgattatatgataaacatgcttgtatggttatatgaatgtaaatgtgattatatgttatatttgtgagaaccacattattatgtgtgtaaatctgcagcgtgcgactcaaggcgatcctagggagctagttagcaagaagtcacaacggggcttaatgtttgacttggggcaagtcaaggggtgattcgggtattagatgattatttgggttattaggttatggaaataaatatatggagatatatttgaggttaggaagcctaggcgggaatattggggaatcttacctttttgccctcggggacgttttcggtaccccgagccccgagattaacttaattacctaaagTTAGGCTAAGTAAAAACCTCAGAATTTGGTGGAAATAGAGGAACCGACTctcctatctctctctctccttctttcttcttctttttcaaggGAACCATTAGAATCTAAGAAACTCAGCTGGAAACTTTATGATTTGGGCTAGAGTTTTGAGGAAATAGCTCAGTTTCAGCAAGGGAATTCAACCATAATCTAAGGTAAGCACTAAATTTCGTTTTTGATTAGTTGATTATGAGGTTTATGGGTTGAAATCTAAGGGTTTTTAGGTTCTTAacttcaaggttgaattaaggtggaaagcttgggagttagctcggATTTTGCTCAGAGAAGTGGTTCTGCtgtggaggtaagcttgaatccaTGAACTAATGGCTGAATTCTGGTGTTCCATTGTTGGTTTTTATGTTATTGAGCtcctgggtttcagaaattaaaatgggattttaatgggttttaaagctaggtttttgctggattatgttgttagaatcatgttagaagttttgtgatcaatgtgttttggaattaggatggttttgggtggttttgagcaaggttaggatgttaaaaatggtgatttttctgggcacgaggggttgggccgcggctctgttctagagtgccgcggccctgcgaagcaaagaagagccatGGAGGCTCGAAGGGAAgcaccgcggcgcgtgtctgtgatcagagaggcctagcctctgtttgtGGGGGCAGGCTGCGACGCCAGCCCTTTGGGCCGCGACCCtaaagggcatttttggctaaatgaaggttttaagcgcgagaatctaacctagggtgctcgggatcgattccaccaccgtgtttggtggaattcgatgtcccggaagctagaactatacccgaaaacctttatttgaatattaatggaattcattatcttggttgtgactaggtgctaagctagggctgtGTAGatgggtgatgattagctgattctTTGGTTGAAACTTCATGCTCTGTGATTGTTGTGATTATGTtaggtgtatgaacatgcttaaagggattattcaaatgttattattgcttgctTTGTAATATGATATGCTTTCTTGctaggtcttggctcacgggtgcttcgtggtgcaggttaaggtaagggcaaacttgatcaaccctgattagGAATGCTCTTAgagtagaatgtacatgatcagctgctcagccgccacggttgagcgGAGATAGggacaagaaaaccataaactttTGAGTCAGAAGTTAACTGAATGTGGTTGCAAGGAAATGATGGAGAGTGTTTGGAGAGAATGATTGTAACACAATGAAGAAAATGTAAAAATGAGGAGCTCGACCAACTCGGTGAGATACTCctgagtatatatataaatgagtgtAAGAGAGTTAGTTACAGCAGAACAAATTAGCCAAGCTCATACGGAGCTGTTAGAAATATGTTACAACGGTTTAACTAACTTGAGAATATTCTAACAGCTTATTTCTAACATCCCCCCTCAAGTTGCACGGGGAGCTCCTAAGTGACAACTTGTTACACAGAAAAGTAAAGGAGGAGATGGGAAGAGCTTTGGTCAGAATGTCTGCAGTTTGATTCGAAGAGTCCACGTATCGAGTATCTAGCTGCTTGGCTATGACTCGATCATGAACGAAGTGAATATCAATCTCGATATGCTTCGTACGGGCGTGGAAGACTGGGTTCGATGCAAGAGAGGCAGCACCTAAGTTGTTGCACCAAAGAATCGGACAATGAGCAACAGGAAGCTTGAGCTCAGTAAGAAGTGATTCGATCCATATTAGTTCAGCAGTAGCCAAGGCCAAAGCGTGATACTCAGACTCGGTACTCGACCGAGCAATGACTTGTTGCTTCTTGGAGCTCCAGCTAATGAGGTTGCCTCCCAGAAAAATGCAATAGCCGGACGTAGATCGACGATCATCAACATTACTTGCCCAGTCCGCATCAGTGAAGCCGTGAAGATCCAACTGAGATGAAGCCTTGAAATGAAGTCCAAGCGTAGGTGTGCCAAGGAGATAACGAAGGATACGTTTGCAAGCCATCCAATGCGTCGTGGTAGGAGCCTGAAGATATTGACTGAGACGGTTCACGGCAAAGGAGATATCAGGCCTTGTCATCGTCAAATACTGCAAAGCACCAATTACTTGATGATAGATTGTTGGATCGGCCAGAGGAGACCCCGTGGATGAGCTAAGTTTGATATCAGGAGACAGGGGCGTAGGCTGGGGTTTGGCCGCTGACATGTTGGTTTTGAGAAGTAGATCCCGAACGTACTTCTTTTGATCCAAGTAGATGCCAGAGGAATCCCGAGATACCTCGAAGCCAAGAAAATATTTGACAGACCCCATTACCTTCAGGGCAAACTGGAGGTTTAAATCAACAATGAGGCGATGAATCAGTGCGGAGTCGTCTCCTGTAATCAAGATATCATCGACGTATATGAGTAAGAAGATACGTTTGCCAtgcttgttagagaaaaataaaCTCGAATCAGACTTCGAGTGAGAGAAACCCCAGTGAATAAGAGATTGTTTCAACTTCTCGAACCAAGCCCGTGGAGCCTGATGAAGACCATACAATGCCTTATGCAGCTTACACACATGAGTAGGGCAATCTTGATCAACGAATCCAGGCGGTTGATGCATGTACACCACTTCTTGAAGATCTCCGTTCAAAAACGCATTGTTGACATCAACTTGTTGGATGTCCCAATGAAAGGTAGCTGCAATGGCAAATATGATACGAATTGTGCAAGGCTTCACTATTGGGCTAAACGTCTCATAGAAATCCAACCCAGGTACTTGTTGGAACCCCTTGGCCACTAAACGGGCCTTGTACTTGTCGACGGTGCCATTAGGGTGATGCTTAACTCGAAATACCCATTTGCACTGAACAAGTTTCATGTCAGGTGAGTAAGGCACTAGGGACCACGTGTGGTTCTTTTGAAGTGCATGAAACTCGACTTGCATGGCACTGTGCCACTCGGGATTGGATAAGGCTGACTTCACAGAGACTGGCTCAACAGCTGAAGTTGTTTGAGATAACAACAGTCGAGGTTTAAAAATTCCTGTTTTTGACCGCGTAAGCATAGGGTGATTATTTTGGACTAGGGGTGGTATGGGCAAATCCATGACAAGATCATCAATGGGAATCATAGACTGTGGTGAAGAAGTGGGGTTTGAGGCGATAGACTGAGATGAGTTCGAGTGAGACAGTACTGGGGTAGGTGATGTAGACAAGTTATTTTGATAATAGGTGTAGTAGGTGGAGAGGGTGAGGGTGGTGCTAAGGTGACTGGTGAAGGTATTTGATGACTCTGTATATAGATGGGTTGAGTAGGTATAGAAGTTGTATTACGCGAATCAAAAAAACTGGAATATGGATATTCTTCCTCATTAAAAACAACACTACGAGCTGTATATACACGGCCAGAAGGGTGCAAGCATCTATATCCTTTTTGTGTTAGGCTATATCCAATAAACACACATTTTGAAGACCGAAAACTAACCTTATTAGATTGATACGGTCGAAGTAAAGGGAAGCAGGCACACCCAAATATCTTCAAGAGATTGTAATCTGGTTGCTGAGAAAATAACTTCTCATAAGGTGATATGAAATTGAGTGTTGGAGTAGGCAATCTATTGATGAGGAATGAAGCAGAGACAAATGCTTCCCACCAAAAGGTTAGGGGCATGTTTTCTTGAGCCAACAATGTTAAGGCGAGGTCCACCACATGACGATGCTTTCTCTCCACCCTTCCTTGTTGTTGATGGGTGTGGGGACATGAATTCCGACGTTCAATGCCAAGATCTTGAAAGAGTTTGTATAGTGGTTTGTATTCTGTGCCAAGATCCAATTGAATGCTCTTGATTTTAGACTCAAATACACGCTCCACATATGTATTGAATTGTTTAAAGATCGAAGGAACTTGACTTTTAGTCTGCATAGGAAAAATCCAACAAAATCTAGTATAGTCATCAACAAAACTACAATAATATTTGAAATCTTCACTTGAGGTATAGATGGAAGGCCCCCAGACATCAGAGTGTATCAACTGAAAGGCATGAGTAGTTTTATTTGTAGAGTTCTTGAACGTAAATTGGTGCATTTTGCCCAACTGACATGCATCACAAAACGGTACATTAGTTGCCTTTATTGAAGGACTTATTACATTCATGACTTTAGTAAAAACAGAGGAGGAAGGGTGGCCTAAATGGGAATGCCACGTTGAGAGCAACTTAGACTTGTCTCGGACTGGATTCGAAGTAGTGGTGCAATTGAACGCCATTGCATTATTGGAAGGAATAGGCCGCGTAAAAATGAAAGGCTGGCCATCATGAAGTACTGAGGAAACATCAATTTTGTACAGTCCATCACTGAGTGAACCCCGAAGAAGAACACGCCTCGTTATCTTGTCCTTAACAAGGCAGCAAGAGGAATCAAACTCCAACACAACGTTATTATCATTAGTAAATTGTGAAATGCTCAGCAAGTTCTTAGTTAAGTGAGGCACATGAAGGATATCTTTAAGTAATAGTGAATGATTGGAGTGCATGGAATCAAGAGCATTTGAGCCAACATGCAAAATAGGAATGGATGCACCATTACCTACAATGACTTTCGATTTCCCTTTGTAATCTGTCTTGTTGTGTAGGAGTTGAGAGTTGTTTGTCATGTGATTTGTGGCTCCAGAGTCAAGGAACTAGGCATCAGATGACTCGTCATTGGTGTTCAACTCAAATAAATTTGCATGAGGAGATCCGGGGTTGGAAGGAGCCGAAGGAGGTGCTGGCGGAGCTGAGAGACCAGAGAAGTGGACATCAAAACGGTGGAAACACTTTTGGACAATGTGACCAGATCTACCACATAATTGACATATCACCCTAGGGCCACGTCCTTGCGATCGTTGACCGTAGCCGTGATTACGCATGCCTCTCGACTGATTGCCCCGATTTCCACGAAATGAACCACGAGGAGCACCTCTCATTGAGAGTCCAGCAAAGTTGGCTTGAATCGAGTCCACTGTGGGAGAGGAGATCTGTTGCAACCTCATTTCTTGATTGTGCAGACTAAAATGTAGATCGGGGAGGGTAAGAGTCTCAGATCTGTTCGTCAAATTGATCACAGTTGCCTCATATTCTGGACCGAGGCCTCCAAGAATGTACAAACAAAGGCTCTCATCGGATAATTGTTCACCTGCATGAGCAAGAGAATCTGCATACTGCTTCATCTTCAGTATATATTCATCAACAGATAAGGCTCCTTTACGTGTGGACTGTAGTAATCCTTTCACTTGAAGAATCCGTGCTTTGGATTGAGTTGCGAACAACTGATTAAGAGTCCTCCAGATCTCAGCAGAGCTTTGACAGCGAATGATGTGTCCAAGCATCGTCTCCGTCATAGAGTTCATAAGCCAATGCATCAGAAATTGATCGAGACAAATCCAATTGTAATGAGCAGGATTAGGATCGTTACCTGCAAGAATTGGTGGTGGAGTCGGTATAGTGCCAAGGATGTAGCCTTCGAGGTTGTACGCGCGCACAGCAGCGAGAACCAAGGCTCTCCAGTAAGAAAAGTTCGTCCGATCTAGACGGAGGTTGAGCGGAAGCAATGTATTGTTTGGAATGCCAATAGGATCGATCGCCGGTGGAGGAGCAGCAGGCGCCGGTGGAGGAGCAGCTGCTCGTTGTGGATTTGAATGGATCGCAGAATCGTGAGATCCGTCGGAAGCCATGGcggagctctgataccaagtcagAAGTTAACTGAATGTGGTTGCAAGGAAATGATGGAGAGTGTTTGGAGAGAATGATTGTAACACAATGAAGAAAATGTGAAAATGAGGAGCTCGACCAACTCGGTGAGATACTCctgagtatatatataaatgagtgtAAGAGAGTTAGTTACAGCAGAACAAATTAGCCAAGCTCATACGGAGCTGTTAGAAATCTGTTACAACGGTTTAACTAACTTGATAATATTCTAACAGCTTATTTCTAACAttttgttttgcctttagaaaggctggtggttgtctgtacactggaaattttgtaaacagacttttaaatgctatttcttttgggatcccatgtgtcaatgtttaattatatggattgtatcttttgagaccaaaacattttaaccctagctctttaatgactttagaattcacGTATTTTAATTGTTTGGCTTaattagcaagtcatgcaccttttcaaatacacagtgtagtggtcttgactaaccagggcgttacatgtttggtatggggtaaagtaaaTGTAGGAATGAGAATCTAAAATCCTTCCTAtgtttggtttaaattttaagggggtaaagttaataatttgtgtaCAGTCCGCATGTATTTTAAAGGTAAAGTAAATTCTTTTGTACATAAGAGTTTAATATTATCTCCATTCTAAGTCTCTACACTTTCTAAAGTAACTCAACTTCTCAAAATAAATACCCTTAAGCGAAAAGAAAACCTATGACGGCTAAGATTTGAGATATGAGAAAACAATAAAGCGTGCAAACTAGGACAAAAAACATTTATAGTTGAAGACGGGATACTTGATgtgtaattaaatttataacCAAGTCTTTcttattaaattttaatatttagtGTTGAATATCATAAATGGCACGACGTCCATGTTACGAGGTGTGGTGCTATACTGCCGATACTCATTGTGCCATGGCATATATTGAGGGCGTCAAAAGACAAAAACAACCGATTACTGTCGTGTAGTAAGTGAATGTCGTCTCCTCGCCGCTTTCCTATGGATAATCCCCAACTTTGTCCATTCTTCACATTCCCTGTCTTATAACGTGGCACTTCCCATTGAcctttttcttttagaaaaaattatGTATTAACTTGCAACAcgttaaacaaaaacaaattttCAATAACACAAATATAAATTAAGGTTAATATTACGagtacataaaaataataatttctttgtattttttttgacaaaataatTTCTTTGTATTTAATTTAGAAAAAGTTTCCCATTattagatttgaaaaaaaaaaagtttatcgACATTAATTAAATGTCATAATTTagtaaaattttcaaattaaatttaattattaaataaaaattgggtttatatatttttagaccctgtgttttgcctcattacttgtttggaccctgtattttgacaaattattttttggaccatgtattttgtaaaattgttcaaatatactcataaacttgattttgatgaacaaaaaattaaatataacaacacagttcttaggcagaataactgtatttttgttctgaattgttagtttgatgaataatttatgattttagttcaaaaaactttgatcaaaatcgagtttagggatctatttgaactattttataaaacacagggtccaaaatataatttatcaaaacacatggtccaaacaagtaatgagacaaaacacatggtctaaaaatgtataaacccataaaaatttaacaaatttaaaatttatataactaTTCATAAGtaaatattaatatgattattaagtgTTAATCTATAATTTTGAATGCatgttaaatttaattatttttaatcaataaattaaattattgaagaagaaattatactaaatatgagatttttttttaactttgaaaaatatggtaGTTTTTTTTCCTCAAGTTTTTTATGTCTACATTTTTATGAGAGTTTTTTCcccatatatttgtaaaattttatttgtataccattttatatgttatacatttttagtagttagttttgatatgttttgaaattatttttataattttaatctatttgtattattttttatcatttatcctttataaaatatattttttatataattctttgaagaaaaaaatctGAGACATTCATCACCAtactttttattctcatttcttctttttttattctattttttatcttcttcaatcaacatttTATCTGCAGTAACTGattaccactatcaaaacaattttgattttttttgtgataGTAATCATATGccactgtcaattttttttagtaatgtgtggtaactggttataacaataaaaatcagTTTAATATTTTAAGTGGTGTTGTACTAACtaattacaactataaaaataattttgatttttttagtaatgtaccattatcaaaatatcaactgaattgtaactggttacttagtgagatttggaaaagaaaaaaaagctaatatgaaaaaaataaacaaaattgatcgtgaaggtaactgtaactggttacaattaagtatgagaaacaaaatagatatgaaaaaaaaactcaGCTGCGATGGTAACCGGTTACTTTGCTAGACTTGGAAACAAATAGGATCACAAACAAAAAAACTAAACTGGTCATAATCATTACTGGTTATAGATTCAGATCTAAAAAAAACTAATCACCATGATACCTAAttacttagtcaggtgtgaaacaaaatcagatctaaataaataaatctaaattaatcgttattgtaactggttacaactagatctaaaaaaaatcagatatgaataaaaagaatcaaacgccatctgaaaaaaaaaaacccagaaatcataATAGATCGTAACTGTAATCGGTTACAGTTACgtttagaaggaaaaataaattaaatataaagtataaaaTTAGATTTGAAATGGCAAAACCAGatgttaaaaagaaaaagaagagcaaagcaaataaaaataaaactagatatgaagaagaagaagaagaagcagagGGGGAGGGGGAGGTACGTCTTTGTCAGGGTCAGGGGTAGAGTGTCATTGTCGTCGGGGGCGGAGGCAGCATCGCCCACAGAGGGCTAAGGTGAGAGAACCAAATGGGAgaggagagaagaagaaagaaaaaaagagagaaatatatcacgagagagagaaaagagagaatgAGAGAATTTTGTGTATTTATGATGATGctaatctattttttatattatatggaattattatattttaatcttttttttaaaaaaacttatcaTATTTTGTATGATTaattttttccataattataaaaattatgtttatttttcttatatttatgtaaacttctctatattaaatttttttatgtatGGGCATCACTTTAGAGTTGTTCTTAAAAAAATTGTTCATTGAGTTGATATATTGTGATGAATTATTTAATtcatcaattttatttatttgaaattttatatatttttatgttgtaTATTAGTCAAATGAGTAAAAATAAATTGATACAATAAAAAATGTAAAACAAATCGAATATGAGTAGCATGAGAAGAAACGGATCGACATGCGAATACGATAAGTTGTCACGAGACATGTCAATTAGAATTGAGATTTATTCACACAAAATATAAATAGACCGTATTATAGTTGATCAAGTGAAAATACTAACATGACATAACATGACACGATGTCACCCCTAAGATAAATAACAAAACTAAGAATGCGGTGGTGGTGCACATAATAAGAATATAAAAATTAGGGGGTTGATTTGGAAGTTACTGAAGAGTTGGGGGAGTTGAGGGATTTATCCTCTCTATATACAAGGGGACAAAAATGGAGAGAGTCCGATAGAGATTTTACTATGTTTGTGTGTGTCTGTCTATATTCTATACTCTATACTATTATTACTCTATAGTAGTACATTAATGGCACAAACAaaagttaaatatatatatatatgtatatatctaaATTCAGAAAACCGTGTCGTCCCTTTGTTGGCCCTTAAAATGAACATACACGTATACGTTTTCTTTCCCAACAGATGTCACAACGTAAATATTAAATACATAATACAAAATTCACCTTCATATAATCTTCTTCTACTCAAAATcataatagataaataaatatataatttcattATATGCTCTGTGATGGGATCATATAAAACTCTCTGCTCTGCTTGCTTCCCACCCAGCCAGGTCTCTCGCGTTTCACTTATTATTAGTTATTACTAAGCGCCAATCTCTCCCATTACACTCTTGTGCCGTGAGTTTCTGAACCCACAATCCACTTATATAACGCCAAAACAAAAATATCACCCGATGGTGGCGGTGGCCGACGGTGGCTGCGCTTGCTACTCCCCCTTATCGAATACCCAGTTGCACAAAATATGGGAGGCTGAGCTAAACGACGACGTCCCATTAGACGAAAATGGGCACCCCCTGGAGCCAGTGCTACTAGCTTCggtcaaagaagaagaagaacacgtAACTTCGTCGTCTTCTCCCACCTCGGACCACCCTCAGCTCATTCCTTCACCGCCTTCGTCTCCGGACGGTTTTGTAGATGACGAGAATAAGCCGAGCCAGTTAGCGAAAATCAAAGAAGAGGTCATCCATAATGATGTTTATGAAAACGAGCAGGGAGATAATATCGTTAATGGTGGGTGTTCTTCGACGTCTCCGCTCGATTTTCCTGTGCCGATGGAAGGGTTACACGAGGCCGGACCACCGCCGTTCCTGAACAAGACATTTCAAATGGTGGACGACCCAGGTACTGAGTCAATCGTTTCATGGGGCCAAGCTCGAGATAGCTTCATCGTTTGGGACTCCCATGAGTTCTCCAAAAATCTTCTCCCAAAATACTTTAAACACTGTAATTTCTCAAGCTTCATTCGCCAACTCAATACTTACGTGAGTAACAATCTTCCTCTctgtaaatatatatttcttttagttTTGGATTTTGGGTTCTGATCATGAAACTTTATAATGATACCTTAGGGATTTAAGAAAATCGACCCAGATCGTTGGGAGTTCGCGAACAAAGGGTTTCAGGGAGGAAAAAAGCATTTGCTGAAGAACATTAAGAGAAGAAGCAAATACAATAGACAACTAAACGAAGCCCTGACTCTTCCCATGTCCGATTCTGCAAAATCCGGTTTGGAATCCGAAATTGACACTCTGAAGGAGGATCAAAGCTCATTGAGAACCGAAATCCTAAATCTGAGAAGAGAACAGAACAACTCCCAGTGCCAAATCACCTCCGCGGAAGAGAGGATTCGATGCGCCGAGTTTCGTCAGCAGCAGATGCTGCTGTTCCTCACGAAGACCATTCTTGATTCCAAATTCGTTCATCAACTGATCCATAAGAGAACGCAGAAGAAAGAGACCATCGACGCTGGCCAAATCGCCAAGCGTCGCCGGGTTCTTCCCTGTGGAGAAGAACAAGAACAGATTACGATTCAATCTATTCCCGCCGGAAAATGCCCTGAGACTGAGAATGCGCCGGCGCCTTTTGTGAGCTCCACGGAAGAGGAATCAGATGGTGGTAGCGGTTCCGGTTCGGAGGTGTTGTCTGTTTATAATGTCGTATCTGAGAATCTTCTGGACGACACGTCGTTTTATGATGAAGAATTAGCGGTGAACGACTCAACGATTTATCACGAGTTGGAGGATTTGATTGATGAGAAGCATGAGGAGGACTGGAATGCTGGTTTTTTTGGCTCAATTCTTTGAGTTTGGTTGAGCTCACTC
This genomic interval from Humulus lupulus chromosome 8, drHumLupu1.1, whole genome shotgun sequence contains the following:
- the LOC133797233 gene encoding heat stress transcription factor A-9-like, which translates into the protein MVAVADGGCACYSPLSNTQLHKIWEAELNDDVPLDENGHPLEPVLLASVKEEEEHVTSSSSPTSDHPQLIPSPPSSPDGFVDDENKPSQLAKIKEEVIHNDVYENEQGDNIVNGGCSSTSPLDFPVPMEGLHEAGPPPFLNKTFQMVDDPGTESIVSWGQARDSFIVWDSHEFSKNLLPKYFKHCNFSSFIRQLNTYGFKKIDPDRWEFANKGFQGGKKHLLKNIKRRSKYNRQLNEALTLPMSDSAKSGLESEIDTLKEDQSSLRTEILNLRREQNNSQCQITSAEERIRCAEFRQQQMLLFLTKTILDSKFVHQLIHKRTQKKETIDAGQIAKRRRVLPCGEEQEQITIQSIPAGKCPETENAPAPFVSSTEEESDGGSGSGSEVLSVYNVVSENLLDDTSFYDEELAVNDSTIYHELEDLIDEKHEEDWNAGFFGSIL